In Tessaracoccus sp. MC1865, the DNA window GCAGGATCGTGCTGAGCTGCAAATCGTCGTTGAGGTTGCCCTTGACGCGGTTGATGGTGTGCATCAGGTGCGAGACGCCCTCGAGCGCGTAGTACTCCGTCTGGATGGGCACGAGAATCTCAGTGGCGGCCACCAGCGCGTTCAAGGTGAGGAGGCCCAGCGACGGGGGACAGTCGAAGAAGATGTAGTCGACCCCGGATTCGTCGATGTAGGTGCGGATCGCGTCACGCATCCTCATCTCGCGGCCGCGCTCATTCACGAGCTCCAGCTCGGCCATGGCCAGATCTATGGCGGCCGGCAGCACGTGCAGGTTGGGGGAGTGGGGGGACGGCTGGGCGTGCTCGATGATGCCGACCTGCTCGGTCAACACCTCGTAGGTGCCCTTCGTGCCCGACGTGTGTTCGACGCCCAGCGCGGTTGACGCGTTGCCCTGGGGGTCGATGTCGACGACGAGGACGTTCAGGCCGCCGAGGGCGAGTGCCATGGCGACGTTGACCGTGGTGGTGGTCTTGCCCACTCCGCCCTTCTGGTTAGCTACGACGAAGACGCGTGGCTCCGCGGGGCGGGGGAGTGTCGGCGTCGGCGCCGCATATTCGACCATCTCATCCCCGTACTCTTCCTCCAGGGTGGCCGTAGCGGCGTTGCTCAGCGCTCGGCGTGGTTGTGGGGGTGTTTCACGTGAAACATTGCTGTGGTCCTTCCACAGCTCGTTCGCGTCCGTCACCAGCTTGCGCTTACGGAAGAACAACGCCATTGAGTGGCCTCCTTGGGGATTCGTGAGAACTCTACCCAAGCGGCCGGTCGAACACGATTCGTCGAGGCCGTTTCACGTGAAACATCCAGTTCCGATGTCAGCATCGGACCGCGGCCCCCCATCCAGGGCCGGAGGCTGGCGAGGAGGGGCCCGGGTGTCAGGCAGATGCGCGCGTCACGCGGATGGCGCGCGTCCCCTCCACACCAGGGGCCGCCTGCAACTCCAGAATGTCCGCCCTCAGCCGGTTGTTCTTCAGCAGGTTCGCGGCATTGCGGATCTCCTCTTCAGCCGATGCACCCTTGAGCGCCAGCAACATGCCGTCAGGGGAGAAGAGGGGGGTGGTCCAGCGCAGGAGCTTCTCCAAGGGAGCGACGGCCCGACAGGTGACCACGTCGAAGCGCTCCTTGACCTCCTCAGCCCGGCCGCGACGCACTTCAACGCGATCGCCGAGCCCCAGCTCGTCAACCGCGAGCTCCAGGAATTCACACCGCCGCTGGAGGGACTCGATCAGCGTGATGCGGAGGTCCGGACGCACGATGGCCAGCGGGATCCCCGGCAGCCCCGCCCCGCTGCCGATGTCGGCGACATCCAGCCCCTGCGGAATGGCATCCACCACGGCAAGCGAGTTCGCGACGTGGCGCTGCCACAGCTTGTCGCCCTCGCGGGGTCCCATGAGTCCCCACTCGATGCCCCGCGATCCCAGGATATCGACATATCTGCTTAACGCTTTATCTCTTTGCGGGTATGCCTCGAAAAGGCATGCCGCGACCCTATGCTCGAGTTCCGAGGGGTCGAGTTCCATGGGCTCCATATTTCCTCACAATGCCAACAACGAATCAACGGCGGACCCGGCACTCAGCCGAGCCCGCCGTCGAACCGGAACGGGGAGGGCCTGGTCAGGCCTTCTGGACGACGACTCGTCGGTTGGGGGCTTCGCCCTCGGACTCGCTCACGAGGCCGGCGGCTGCAACCTCGTCGTGGACGATCTTGCGCTCGTACGCGTTCATGGGCGCGAGGCGCGCAGGCTCTCCGGTCTCCTGCACCGCGGCGATCGCGTCCTTTGCCAGCACGATGAGTTCGGCGCGGCGGCGGTCGCGGAACCCGGCCACATCGACCATCAGGCGGGACCGGTTCCCGGTTTCGGTCATGACCACCAGGCGCGCCAACTCCTGGAGGGCTTCGAGGACCTCGCCGTCCTTGCCCACGAGCTGCTCGGAATCGGTGTCGATGGCCACGTAGGCGCGGCCCTCCTGCACCGAGTTCTCGATGTCGCCATCCAGGTCTGCGATGTCGAGGAGCTCTTCGAGGTAATCGGCGACCAGGTCGCCCTCGGCCATCAGATCGGTGTCTTTGTCGGACATTGCGTCCATCCTTATCTCTCAGGTCGGAGGCCCCGCGCCGGCCGTGGCGTACACAGCCGCGGCCGACGGGGGTCCGGAGGGTCTACTTCTTCTTGCGGTTGGAGCGGGCCTGCTGCCGCGGCTGCTGCCGCTGCACGACCCGACGCCGGTCTTCGGAGGTCCGCACCGTCTGACGCGTGACCTGCTGGCGCGACACCTTCGGCGCGTCCTCGGCCACCTGGTCGTCCGTCGCGGCGTCAGTGGTCGCCTTGCCGACGACACGGGAGGTCGCAACGGGCTTGGTCTTGCGGCGCTTGTCCGCTCGCTGACGCACGACCTCGTCCGGATCCAGGCCCTTGGCCTTCATGCGGTCTTCCCAGTCGATGTAGGCGGGGGTATTGGGCGCGGGGTTGTTGTGAATGAGGATGGCCTGCTGCACCATCGTCCAGAGGTTGGACGTCAGCCAGTAGACCAGCACACCGATCGGGATGAACGTTGCCGACATGGCATACACGACGGGGAAGAAGTACAGCATCATCTTCTGCATCTGCGCGGCCTGGCCGGTCTGCGACTCCGGCGGCATGTTCTTGCGCATCAGCTGGAGCTGCGTGACGAAGAAGACCGCCACCATGGCCACCACGAGGAAGATGCCGATGACCTGCGTGGCGCCGAAGTTCTCGATGGGGAAGATGCGCTCGGCCAAACCGGCACCCCAGATGTTCGACTGCTGCAGCGAATCCACCAGATCCGGCCGGCTGGTGAACCAGTAGCCACGCGGGGTGTCGTCGGCCACACCCTGCAGCACGCGGAACAGCGCTAGGAAGATCGGCATCTGCAGTAGGAGCGGGAGGCAGGACGCCATGGGATTGACGCCTTCCTCCTTGTAGAGCTTCATCGTCTCCTGGCCGAGGCGCTCACGATCGTGCCCGAACTTCTTCTGCAGTTCGGCCACCTTGGGCTGCATCAGCTGCATGTTGCGGGCAGAGTTGATCTGCTTGACGAACAGCGGGATGAGAAGCGTGCGGATCAGCACGGTGAGCATCACGATGGCAAGGGTCCACGTGACGCCGG includes these proteins:
- a CDS encoding ParA family protein, producing the protein MALFFRKRKLVTDANELWKDHSNVSRETPPQPRRALSNAATATLEEEYGDEMVEYAAPTPTLPRPAEPRVFVVANQKGGVGKTTTTVNVAMALALGGLNVLVVDIDPQGNASTALGVEHTSGTKGTYEVLTEQVGIIEHAQPSPHSPNLHVLPAAIDLAMAELELVNERGREMRMRDAIRTYIDESGVDYIFFDCPPSLGLLTLNALVAATEILVPIQTEYYALEGVSHLMHTINRVKGNLNDDLQLSTILLTMYDPRTNLARDVAEEVRRHFPNETLEVEIPRSVKVAEAPSFGQTVMTYQPKNVGALAYQEAAEEIANRAERADA
- the rsmG gene encoding 16S rRNA (guanine(527)-N(7))-methyltransferase RsmG, producing MELDPSELEHRVAACLFEAYPQRDKALSRYVDILGSRGIEWGLMGPREGDKLWQRHVANSLAVVDAIPQGLDVADIGSGAGLPGIPLAIVRPDLRITLIESLQRRCEFLELAVDELGLGDRVEVRRGRAEEVKERFDVVTCRAVAPLEKLLRWTTPLFSPDGMLLALKGASAEEEIRNAANLLKNNRLRADILELQAAPGVEGTRAIRVTRASA
- a CDS encoding R3H domain-containing nucleic acid-binding protein, producing the protein MDAMSDKDTDLMAEGDLVADYLEELLDIADLDGDIENSVQEGRAYVAIDTDSEQLVGKDGEVLEALQELARLVVMTETGNRSRLMVDVAGFRDRRRAELIVLAKDAIAAVQETGEPARLAPMNAYERKIVHDEVAAAGLVSESEGEAPNRRVVVQKA
- the yidC gene encoding membrane protein insertase YidC — protein: MLDLFVSLNIWDSFYGLLSAMMQPLYWAVSGIVVFFHQVLSPVFGANSGVTWTLAIVMLTVLIRTLLIPLFVKQINSARNMQLMQPKVAELQKKFGHDRERLGQETMKLYKEEGVNPMASCLPLLLQMPIFLALFRVLQGVADDTPRGYWFTSRPDLVDSLQQSNIWGAGLAERIFPIENFGATQVIGIFLVVAMVAVFFVTQLQLMRKNMPPESQTGQAAQMQKMMLYFFPVVYAMSATFIPIGVLVYWLTSNLWTMVQQAILIHNNPAPNTPAYIDWEDRMKAKGLDPDEVVRQRADKRRKTKPVATSRVVGKATTDAATDDQVAEDAPKVSRQQVTRQTVRTSEDRRRVVQRQQPRQQARSNRKKK